Proteins encoded by one window of Pseudochaenichthys georgianus chromosome 9, fPseGeo1.2, whole genome shotgun sequence:
- the LOC117452532 gene encoding uncharacterized protein: MKEYEEKGTISPATRKVMVNILVADMVQSEGRIPQRLTKEKYALGIVTLFPSLQDPHGKTGYEHFYDGQKGGGFLAWRLKSVQRATRLPVRSKDSRIEENGGPMLRREIGHCDDHPDEQRFQELISVMNHTNNREVIMKKMRDTLEYRRRLVHDPERSSTVLSVFPRLLDTKGLILQDFSLLFGSETPSKLLEKWPTSFKAKVIQQAEMLTSTPLLKRLLLSAKNQRADEPSLESPEWDSDMASILLLLHLLSPQPAGRKKTQKISVAQAIDHLVVFHKSCRSLDEHLQSHMDTSQPYLLASGTSKKAVGNFFILIDKKLIPCEATTSLAAIDELFKLHFVLGTSYDPALKSMYTFLQTTVYNIDVDTTSESPKVKELRTKFVSNV, translated from the exons ATGAAGGAGTATGAGGAAAAAGGAACAATTAGTCCTGCCACAAGAAAAGTGATGGTGAACATTCTAGTTGCAGACATGGTGCAGAGTGAGGG GAGAATCCCTCAGCGACTGACCAAAGAGAAGTATGCACTGGGGATTGTTACCCTGTTTCCCTCGCTCCAAGATCCACATGGGAAGACAGGCTAT GAGCATTTTTATGACGGGCAGAAAGGCGGTGGGTTTCTAGCGTGGCGACTGAAGTCCGTTCAGAGAGCAACGCGACTTCCTGTGAGGTCCAAGGATTCCAGAATAGAAGAGAATGGAGGCCCCATGCTAAGGAGAGAGATAGGCCACTGTGATGATCATCCAGATGAGCAGAGATTTCAAGAACTCATATCTGTGATGAATCATACAAACAATAGAGAAGTCATCATGAAGAAGATGAGAGACACACTGGAATATAGACGGCGCCTTGTCCACGATCCTGAGAGATCCTCCACTGTCCTTTCAGTATTCCCGCGCCTGCTGGACACTAAAGGATTG ATTCTCCAAGACTTCAGTCTCCTCTTTGGGTCAGAAACTCCATCCAAACTACTGGAAAAGTGGCCAACCTCCTTCAAAGCAAAGGTCATCCAACAGGCAGAAATGCTGACTTCCACACCCTTGCTGAAGCGCTTGTTGTTGTCTGCCAAGAACCAAAGGGCTGATGAACCATCACTGGAATCACCAG AGTGGGACAGTGATATGGCATCCATCCTCCTCCTTCTGCACCTCCTGTCACCCCAGCCTGCGGGAAGGAAGAAAACCCAGAAGATCAGTGTAGCTCAGGCCATTGACCATCTGGTCGTATTTCACAAG TCCTGTAGGAGTCTGGATGAGCACCTTCAGAGCCATATGGACACGAGCCAGCCATATCTTCTTGCTTCAGGGACCAGCAAGAAGGCTGTCGGCAACTTCTTCATTCTGATTGACAAGAAGCTCATCCCCTGTGAGGCTACCACTTCCTTAGCAGCAATTGATGAACTTTTTAAGCTTCACTTTGTCTTAGGCACTAGCTATGATCCAGCACTCAAAAGCATGTACACATTTCTGCAAACAACTGTCTATAACATAGACGTTGACACCACCAGTGAGAGCCCCAAGGTCAAGGAACTGAGAACTAAGTTTGTGAGTAATGTATAA